The following are from one region of the Ischnura elegans chromosome X, ioIscEleg1.1, whole genome shotgun sequence genome:
- the LOC124170815 gene encoding aquaporin AQPAe.a-like, with translation MKGPRVTALLNFLGLSDVSGGSIWRALAAECIGTFFLVLVACGSTSRGWNEDYAPSVLHIALCFGLTVTAMVQVTGHVSGGHINPAVTVGLLVSGQVTLLRAILYILAQCVGALAGAGILKAMTPDEIGALGLGSVSLGRSMTAGQGLVVEALISAVLVLVVHAVCDLGAKEPVGCSKVAASPGPLAIGLAVGTCHLLAVPYTGSGMNPARSFGSAALAGAWENHWVYWVGPMLGAVCSALFYKYVLQERKVEQIMPQV, from the exons ATGAAGGGCCCCAGGGTTACTGCCCTTTTGAATTTCCTCGGCCTGTCAGACGTGTCCGGCGGCTCTATATGGCGCGCCTTGGCTGCGGAGTGCATCGGCACCTTTTTTCTCGTGCTCGTGGCGTGTGGGTCTACTTCTCGAGGCTGGAACGAAGACTACGCCCCATCTGTCCTTCATATCGCTCTCTGCTTCGGACTCACCGTTACAGCCATGGTGCAG gtgACGGGGCACGTAAGCGGTGGTCATATAAACCCCGCTGTCACTGTTGGGCTGCTTGTCTCCGGCCAAGTGACTCTTCTCCGTGCGATTCTTTACATCCTGGCGCAGTGCGTGGGTGCGCTCGCTGGTGCGGGTATTTTGAAG GCAATGACTCCAGATGAGATAGGAGCCCTGGGTTTGGGTAGCGTTTCCTTGGGTCGCTCCATGACTGCTGGCCAGGGCCTCGTTGTAGAAGCTCTAATAAGCGCTGTCCTCGTCCTTGTGGTGCATGCCGTCTGTGACTTGGGCGCCAAGGAGCCAGTCGGGTGCAGCAAAGTGGCGGCTTCTCCCGGACCTCTGGCCATTGGACTAGCAGTCGGCACATGCCACTTGCTTGCC GTGCCGTACACTGGTAGTGGAATGAATCCAGCGAGGAGTTTCGGTTCTGCTGCTCTCGCCGGCGCGTGGGAAAACCACTGG GTGTATTGGGTGGGTCCCATGCTCGGTGCTGTGTGCTCAGCGTTGTTCTACAAGTATGTGCTTCAAGAAAGAAAAGTTGAGCAAATAATGCCGCAGGTTTAA